From Desulfuromonas soudanensis, the proteins below share one genomic window:
- a CDS encoding chemotaxis protein CheW, with the protein MSRYWLVDMGEVRYAVGSAGELELRSAPPVSRPPLSPVEMAGFTVLDGRTLTLLDLAACIGLPPGVGPSQILLSGAPGEIALHFRGSCRPLQPAAAEILPLPPFLQSPVSADSLLVDGAVIPLLDFDRLLEAISAPDWELPRPALVSSPSGGVDFSGECRLFCAAGTLFAAPAGLFEGTVLSSAAITPVAATPPMVAGVVLHEGRPLTVIDLAAALHLPEESRGKGTILSARLDGALWGFLVAEDRGTIPVAHDALLPLPPLARRPAIAHALEHGGGLVPCLDLALLLGGEEEAEGEGEEEPAEGEMRGERTDRVLEFALLGSHYALPREEVVDVQPLPGYWPLPGMSPLLLGLTRRDGTLWPVIDLTVYFGCRQAITAQSQGIALTKGDFNAVIVAGEVFGERTIPRELQRELPFALPLPLVYGCYLQESAVLLVLNARSMALHFSSELAQDVRGTFLGLGDEAPKEAAPSAAGPFFTGMPTPVEAQDESVVTVPEAECQESEEGEVTEEGRDSGIRPLSPLEEETPPAALLPTPESDPPLLVPPLRPQELPELPELAARIPLPKRPAAEPAPPAAPPDSQGAKIPPPSALPGVDPVERPETPVIAPPTPFRPGLSSVEKSADAELPTAQVQNAAPPVQEAEKPPPRDEPSALPPLPPPVEVVLNEPVENVAGAVCPLPSPLGEEEPPSRGQAAGGRRFYLAAAAVVLFVAFALYWIIPVDGERARPGVSSPSARERLPSTALPAVVPDKAPYVAAEAPAAAVPMVEVAATDNPAAGVPGIETPVGEAPGAGNSAEARAVVAPLTEVPGVELAPPPFDPPLPGAMPAVEPYEVRPGDNLWTISRRYMGDPWAFRQLARENRIPEPDLIFPGQVIQLPAEAKRRRAAP; encoded by the coding sequence ATGAGCAGATACTGGCTGGTCGATATGGGAGAGGTACGCTACGCCGTCGGCTCGGCCGGCGAGCTGGAACTCCGCAGTGCGCCGCCCGTCTCCCGCCCCCCTCTGAGCCCCGTGGAAATGGCCGGCTTCACCGTTCTCGACGGACGGACCCTGACCCTTCTCGACCTGGCCGCCTGCATCGGACTCCCCCCCGGCGTCGGCCCGTCCCAGATACTTCTCTCCGGCGCACCCGGCGAAATCGCCCTCCACTTCCGCGGTTCTTGCCGTCCTCTCCAACCCGCAGCCGCGGAGATTCTTCCTCTCCCCCCCTTTCTGCAGAGCCCCGTCTCCGCCGACTCTCTTCTCGTCGACGGGGCGGTGATCCCCCTGCTCGATTTCGACCGGCTTCTTGAGGCGATCAGCGCCCCCGACTGGGAGCTCCCCCGTCCGGCGCTGGTTTCCTCCCCCTCCGGCGGCGTCGACTTTTCCGGAGAGTGCCGGCTCTTTTGCGCCGCCGGCACCCTTTTCGCCGCCCCGGCCGGCCTCTTCGAGGGGACGGTCCTCTCTTCGGCGGCGATCACTCCCGTCGCCGCGACCCCGCCGATGGTGGCCGGAGTCGTCCTTCACGAGGGTCGCCCCCTGACCGTTATCGACCTCGCCGCCGCCCTGCACCTCCCTGAGGAGAGTCGTGGCAAGGGGACGATTCTTTCCGCCCGCCTCGACGGAGCACTCTGGGGATTTCTGGTGGCGGAGGATCGAGGGACGATCCCGGTGGCCCATGACGCCCTCCTCCCTCTGCCTCCCCTCGCCCGGCGCCCGGCTATCGCCCATGCCCTGGAACACGGCGGCGGTCTCGTCCCCTGTCTCGACCTGGCCCTTCTCCTTGGAGGAGAGGAAGAAGCCGAAGGGGAGGGGGAGGAAGAACCGGCCGAAGGGGAGATGAGGGGTGAGCGGACCGACCGGGTCCTGGAGTTCGCGCTCCTCGGCAGTCACTATGCCCTGCCGCGGGAAGAGGTCGTCGATGTGCAGCCGCTCCCCGGCTACTGGCCGTTGCCGGGGATGTCGCCGCTCCTCCTCGGTCTGACCCGGCGGGACGGAACCCTCTGGCCGGTCATCGACCTCACCGTCTATTTCGGCTGCCGCCAGGCGATCACGGCGCAGAGCCAGGGGATTGCCCTGACCAAGGGGGACTTCAACGCCGTGATCGTCGCCGGAGAAGTCTTCGGCGAGCGCACCATCCCCCGGGAGCTGCAGCGCGAATTGCCCTTTGCCCTCCCCCTGCCGCTGGTCTACGGCTGCTATCTGCAGGAGAGCGCGGTTCTGCTGGTCCTGAACGCCCGGAGCATGGCTTTGCATTTCAGCTCCGAACTGGCGCAGGATGTCCGGGGGACTTTCCTTGGCCTCGGCGACGAGGCGCCGAAAGAGGCCGCCCCATCGGCCGCCGGCCCTTTTTTCACCGGGATGCCGACTCCGGTGGAGGCCCAGGACGAGAGCGTCGTCACTGTTCCGGAGGCGGAATGCCAGGAGAGCGAGGAGGGAGAAGTTACCGAGGAGGGGAGGGACTCTGGGATCAGGCCCTTATCGCCTCTCGAGGAGGAGACTCCCCCTGCCGCTCTCCTGCCGACCCCGGAAAGCGATCCCCCTCTCCTTGTCCCGCCCCTGAGGCCGCAGGAACTGCCGGAGCTGCCGGAGCTCGCCGCCCGGATCCCCTTGCCAAAACGCCCGGCGGCTGAACCGGCGCCCCCTGCAGCTCCTCCGGATTCCCAGGGGGCGAAGATCCCCCCCCCGTCCGCTCTTCCCGGCGTCGACCCGGTCGAACGTCCCGAAACTCCGGTGATCGCCCCCCCAACCCCTTTCCGGCCGGGTCTTTCGTCGGTTGAGAAGTCTGCCGATGCTGAACTCCCGACGGCGCAGGTCCAGAACGCAGCGCCCCCGGTGCAGGAGGCGGAAAAGCCACCGCCCAGGGATGAGCCTTCTGCACTCCCCCCTCTTCCACCACCGGTGGAGGTCGTCCTGAACGAGCCGGTGGAAAACGTAGCGGGTGCGGTCTGTCCTCTCCCCTCTCCCCTGGGGGAGGAAGAGCCCCCTTCGAGGGGACAGGCCGCCGGGGGAAGGCGCTTCTATTTGGCTGCCGCCGCAGTGGTTCTGTTTGTCGCTTTCGCCCTCTACTGGATCATTCCAGTCGACGGTGAACGGGCACGGCCCGGTGTCTCCTCCCCGTCGGCCAGGGAACGGTTGCCATCGACCGCCCTCCCCGCCGTCGTCCCGGATAAGGCCCCCTACGTGGCGGCTGAGGCTCCGGCGGCAGCGGTCCCTATGGTCGAAGTTGCGGCGACGGACAACCCCGCAGCGGGCGTTCCGGGGATCGAAACACCGGTTGGCGAAGCTCCGGGGGCCGGAAATTCTGCGGAGGCGAGGGCCGTCGTAGCCCCCCTGACCGAGGTCCCCGGGGTTGAACTTGCGCCTCCGCCCTTCGATCCCCCTCTTCCGGGCGCTATGCCGGCGGTGGAGCCCTACGAGGTCCGCCCCGGCGACAACCTGTGGACGATCTCCCGACGATACATGGGCGATCCCTGGGCCTTTCGGCAGCTGGCCCGGGAAAACCGCATCCCGGAGCCGGACCTCATCTTTCCCGGCCAGGTGATCCAACTCCCCGCGGAAGCGAAACGGCGGAGGGCTGCGCCATGA
- the cbiB gene encoding adenosylcobinamide-phosphate synthase CbiB, translating into MIFWLVPAAFALDLLLGDPRSLPHPVVWIGRLIRRLEAALEERPKNRRLAGVILAAATLAVVFASAWGALALAGRLGEALAGALALWLAYTTLALRSLHSESRAVVTLVEEGRLDEARLALSFIVSRDTAALDREGILRACIETVAENTSDGVVAPLCYLFAGGPVGALLYKGASTLDSMVGYRNERYRDFGWASARLDDLLNLVPARLTALCMVLAALLLRLDAGRALRTVRRDARKHHSPNAGFPEAAVAGALGIRLGGPAVYFGTPVDKPALGDDLAPVTPEHYRQTVALMYLASLLTLAGGVLLTWCLRHNPCI; encoded by the coding sequence ATGATTTTCTGGCTCGTCCCCGCCGCCTTCGCCCTCGACCTTCTTCTCGGAGACCCCCGCTCCCTCCCCCATCCGGTGGTCTGGATCGGGCGCCTGATCCGCCGCCTCGAAGCGGCACTGGAGGAGCGTCCGAAAAATCGCCGGCTGGCCGGAGTGATCCTTGCCGCGGCGACCCTGGCCGTCGTCTTCGCCTCCGCCTGGGGGGCCCTGGCCCTGGCCGGACGGCTGGGGGAGGCCCTCGCGGGGGCTCTGGCCCTGTGGCTGGCCTACACCACCCTGGCGCTGCGCTCGCTGCACAGCGAGAGCCGGGCGGTGGTGACCCTGGTGGAGGAGGGGCGCCTCGATGAGGCCCGGCTCGCCCTCTCCTTCATCGTCAGCCGCGACACCGCCGCCCTCGATCGCGAGGGGATTCTGCGCGCCTGCATCGAGACCGTGGCCGAAAACACCTCGGACGGGGTGGTGGCCCCCCTGTGCTACCTCTTTGCCGGCGGACCCGTCGGCGCCCTCCTCTACAAGGGGGCGAGCACCCTCGATTCGATGGTCGGTTACCGCAACGAGCGTTACCGCGACTTCGGCTGGGCCTCGGCCCGTCTCGACGACCTCCTCAATCTGGTCCCGGCACGGCTCACCGCCCTCTGCATGGTGCTGGCGGCCCTTCTCCTGCGTCTCGATGCCGGAAGAGCGCTGCGCACCGTGCGCCGCGACGCCCGCAAGCACCACAGCCCCAACGCCGGCTTCCCCGAGGCCGCCGTCGCCGGCGCCCTGGGGATCCGCCTCGGCGGACCGGCGGTCTACTTCGGCACGCCGGTCGACAAGCCGGCTCTCGGCGACGATCTCGCTCCCGTCACCCCGGAGCACTACCGGCAGACGGTCGCCCTGATGTATCTCGCCTCTTTGCTGACCCTGGCCGGCGGGGTGCTGCTGACGTGGTGTTTGCGGCATAATCCATGCATCTGA
- a CDS encoding cobyric acid synthase — translation MSGKLYVVGIGPGGAEHMTPAARAAIGAATTVVGYQTYLELLPELLEGKKLVSSGMMKEVERCRRALEIAGSGETVALVSSGDAGIYGMAGLVLELAENWPGKKPEIEIVPGVSAVQAAAALLGAPLMHDFAVISLSDLLTPWETIRRRLEAAAGADFVVALYNPRSRGRVTQIVEAREILLRHRSPQTPVGLVRNACRAGETVTVSDLSSFLEHDIDMFTVVIIGNGATRVDGAGRMVTPRGYQEKGKRKKEEAGEPEPSPVTEPLSSASPARALFIGGTGSDVGKSVIAAGLCRLLRRRGISVAPFKAQNMALNSAVTPEGGEIGRAQALQAAACGLPPHTDMNPVLLKPNSDTGSQVVIQGRPVGNMTVAAYHAYKPEAFERVRESYGRLAAAHEVVVMEGAGSIAEINLMAHDITNLRAAQMAGAPVLLVADIDRGGVFASLVGTFALLAPAEAAQVKGIIINRFRGEPSLLASGIAEVERRCGVPVLGVVPWLKLQLPEEDSVALGRKVAATKKSALRIGVVRLPRLSNYSDFDPLEQDPGVELVYLDRAQELVGLDLLILPGTKNTLDDLSFLHQSGLFAAILEFHAGGGEVAGICGGYQILGRAIRDPLGVESDRVAGEGLGLLDVETVLGAVKQTHQAEGLLLAAAAAVGFSGPERICGYEIHMGETVLGADARPLMRLISRSGKAVDLEDGAVSADGRVWGSYLHGLFDDPMTRRGFLDGLRSRRGLPPGCAPSGPTLESELDRLADHLAMHLDLGRILALLDLPGGKKE, via the coding sequence ATGAGCGGAAAACTTTACGTCGTCGGCATCGGCCCGGGCGGCGCCGAACATATGACCCCCGCCGCCCGGGCGGCGATCGGGGCGGCCACCACGGTGGTCGGCTACCAGACCTACCTGGAGCTTCTCCCCGAACTTCTCGAGGGGAAAAAGCTGGTTTCTTCGGGGATGATGAAGGAGGTCGAACGCTGCCGCCGGGCCCTGGAGATCGCCGGGTCGGGAGAGACCGTCGCCCTGGTCAGCTCCGGCGACGCCGGGATCTACGGCATGGCGGGGCTGGTGCTGGAACTGGCGGAGAACTGGCCGGGGAAGAAACCCGAGATCGAGATCGTTCCCGGCGTTTCGGCGGTCCAGGCCGCCGCCGCTCTCCTCGGCGCGCCGCTGATGCACGATTTTGCGGTGATCTCCCTCTCCGACCTCCTCACCCCCTGGGAAACGATCCGCCGTCGCCTCGAGGCGGCGGCAGGCGCCGATTTCGTCGTCGCTCTCTACAACCCGAGAAGCCGCGGACGGGTGACCCAGATCGTCGAGGCCCGGGAAATCCTTCTGCGCCACCGCTCGCCGCAGACCCCCGTCGGTCTGGTGCGCAACGCCTGCCGCGCCGGCGAGACGGTGACGGTCAGCGACCTCTCCTCCTTTCTCGAGCACGATATCGACATGTTCACCGTCGTGATCATCGGCAATGGGGCGACCAGAGTCGACGGCGCCGGAAGGATGGTGACCCCCCGCGGCTACCAGGAAAAGGGAAAAAGGAAAAAGGAAGAAGCTGGAGAGCCTGAACCGAGTCCTGTAACCGAGCCCCTTTCTTCTGCATCCCCGGCTCGGGCACTCTTCATCGGCGGCACCGGTTCCGACGTCGGCAAGAGCGTCATCGCCGCCGGACTCTGCCGTCTGCTCCGCCGCAGGGGGATTTCCGTCGCCCCCTTTAAGGCCCAGAACATGGCCCTCAACTCGGCGGTCACTCCCGAAGGGGGTGAGATCGGCCGCGCCCAGGCGCTGCAGGCTGCGGCCTGCGGCCTTCCCCCCCACACCGACATGAATCCGGTCCTCCTCAAGCCCAATTCCGATACCGGCTCGCAGGTGGTGATCCAGGGGCGACCGGTGGGAAACATGACCGTCGCCGCCTATCACGCCTACAAGCCCGAGGCCTTCGAGCGGGTGCGGGAATCCTACGGCCGCCTGGCCGCTGCCCACGAGGTGGTGGTGATGGAGGGGGCGGGGAGCATCGCCGAGATCAACCTCATGGCCCACGACATCACCAACCTCAGGGCGGCACAAATGGCCGGGGCGCCGGTCCTGCTGGTCGCCGACATCGACCGCGGCGGCGTCTTCGCCAGCCTCGTCGGCACCTTCGCCCTCCTCGCCCCGGCTGAGGCCGCCCAGGTCAAGGGGATCATCATCAACCGCTTCCGCGGCGAACCGTCTCTCTTGGCGTCCGGCATCGCCGAGGTGGAGCGGCGCTGCGGGGTGCCGGTTCTCGGCGTGGTCCCCTGGCTCAAGCTGCAGCTCCCCGAGGAAGATTCGGTGGCCCTGGGGCGCAAGGTTGCGGCGACGAAAAAAAGCGCCCTGCGCATCGGCGTGGTGCGCCTGCCGCGCCTCTCCAACTACAGCGATTTCGACCCCCTGGAGCAGGACCCGGGGGTGGAACTGGTCTACCTCGACAGGGCGCAGGAGCTCGTCGGCCTCGATCTTCTGATCCTGCCGGGGACCAAGAACACCCTGGACGACCTCTCCTTTCTCCACCAAAGCGGTCTCTTTGCGGCCATTCTCGAATTCCACGCCGGCGGCGGCGAGGTGGCCGGGATCTGCGGCGGCTACCAGATCCTCGGCCGGGCGATCCGCGATCCCCTCGGAGTCGAGTCGGACCGGGTCGCAGGGGAGGGGCTCGGACTCCTCGACGTCGAAACCGTCCTCGGCGCCGTCAAGCAGACCCATCAGGCGGAGGGCCTCCTCCTTGCCGCGGCCGCCGCCGTTGGATTCTCGGGGCCGGAGCGGATCTGCGGCTATGAGATCCACATGGGGGAGACGGTTCTCGGTGCCGATGCCCGCCCCCTGATGCGCCTGATTTCCCGCTCCGGGAAAGCCGTCGATCTCGAAGACGGCGCCGTCTCCGCCGACGGCCGGGTCTGGGGGAGCTACCTGCACGGCCTCTTCGACGACCCGATGACCCGCCGGGGTTTTCTCGACGGTTTGCGCTCCCGGCGCGGCCTCCCCCCGGGTTGCGCCCCAAGCGGACCGACCCTCGAGAGCGAACTCGATCGCCTCGCCGATCACCTCGCAATGCACCTCGACCTGGGTCGCATCCTGGCCCTCCTCGACCTGCCCGGAGGGAAAAAAGAATGA
- a CDS encoding bifunctional cobalt-precorrin-7 (C(5))-methyltransferase/cobalt-precorrin-6B (C(15))-methyltransferase produces MKKVYVIGAGVEGQEGFSRRTLELIANAGILLGGERQLELFPDFPGEKVTIGSNLAEVVERLRHAERQAVVLASGDPLFFGIGRYLLRNLPEDDLEFIPNVSSVQYAFAKIKEPWDDTVFVSAHGRGLKGAVDRIVANDKAAVLTDEINTPAAIAAELIERGRDGYAAYLCENLGTPEERILVTDVKGLVEIKAAPLNVLILIKEYEAGGDEYIPTLGIPDEEFATVKKLITKEEIRVVTLAKLKLRHDMCLWDIGAGSGSVSIEADHLLPNGRIFAVERNPQCVEFIKENLSKFNARHVTLVEGDAPGCLENLPDPDRVFIGGSGGNLWDILDTVDGRLAAEGRVVINAVTLDTLTAACEFFENAGYQLEVTTVNIARTRPLSDYKIFESYNPVYIIAAVKE; encoded by the coding sequence ATGAAAAAAGTCTACGTGATCGGAGCGGGGGTCGAAGGGCAGGAGGGGTTCAGCCGCAGGACCCTGGAACTCATTGCCAACGCCGGAATCCTTCTCGGCGGGGAGCGGCAGCTCGAGCTCTTCCCCGACTTCCCCGGCGAAAAAGTGACCATCGGCAGCAATCTCGCCGAGGTCGTCGAGCGTCTCCGCCACGCCGAGCGCCAGGCGGTGGTCCTGGCCTCCGGCGATCCCCTCTTCTTCGGCATCGGCCGCTATCTGCTGCGCAATCTCCCCGAGGACGATCTGGAGTTCATCCCCAACGTCAGCTCGGTGCAGTACGCCTTTGCCAAGATCAAGGAGCCCTGGGACGATACGGTCTTCGTCTCCGCCCACGGCCGCGGCCTGAAAGGGGCCGTCGATCGCATCGTCGCCAACGACAAGGCCGCGGTCCTCACCGACGAGATCAACACCCCGGCGGCCATCGCCGCCGAACTCATCGAGCGCGGCCGCGACGGGTATGCCGCCTACCTCTGCGAGAATCTCGGCACTCCCGAGGAGCGCATCCTGGTCACCGACGTCAAGGGGCTGGTGGAGATCAAGGCCGCGCCCCTCAACGTTCTCATCCTCATCAAGGAATACGAGGCCGGCGGCGACGAGTACATTCCGACCCTGGGGATTCCCGACGAGGAATTTGCCACCGTCAAGAAGCTGATCACCAAGGAGGAGATCCGGGTCGTGACGCTGGCCAAGCTCAAGCTGCGCCACGACATGTGCCTCTGGGACATCGGCGCCGGCAGCGGCTCGGTGAGCATCGAGGCCGACCACCTCCTCCCCAACGGCCGGATCTTCGCCGTCGAGCGCAACCCCCAGTGCGTCGAGTTCATCAAGGAAAACCTCAGCAAATTCAATGCCCGCCACGTCACCCTGGTGGAAGGGGACGCCCCCGGTTGCCTGGAGAACCTCCCCGATCCCGACCGGGTCTTCATCGGCGGTTCCGGCGGCAACCTCTGGGATATCCTCGACACCGTCGACGGCAGGCTCGCCGCCGAGGGACGGGTGGTCATCAACGCCGTCACCCTCGACACCCTCACCGCGGCCTGCGAATTCTTCGAAAACGCCGGTTACCAGCTCGAGGTCACCACGGTCAACATCGCCCGCACCCGGCCCCTCTCCGACTACAAGATCTTCGAGTCCTACAACCCCGTCTACATCATCGCCGCTGTGAAGGAGTAG
- the cobD gene encoding threonine-phosphate decarboxylase CobD → MNTFQHGGGVARASRRLGLDASAILDFSASINPLGMPEAVLEAARGSLTQAVHYPEIDGASLRGALADFHGISPDHILPGSGSTELIYLLPRVLRPRRALLVTPAFSEYERSLKQGETAVDYFPLRPEDGFRLDPARLLGRLEADTELVVLANPGNPTGATIEPAALEAIADGLANRGVLLVDEAFIDFDPQLSVIDRVPSHSNLYVLRSLTKFYAIPGLRAGYLAGPARGVARLAAARPPWSLSSPALAAALAALGEEGYRQQTLALIPELRRQLSDGLESLGLTVFPGAANYLLAQIPLGMRDAASLAARLEEQGVLIRCCANFPPLDERYIRLAVRSEFENRRLLVLLDDALHGH, encoded by the coding sequence ATGAATACTTTTCAGCATGGCGGCGGTGTGGCCCGGGCGTCTCGGCGCCTCGGCCTCGACGCCTCGGCCATCCTCGATTTTTCCGCCAGCATCAACCCCCTGGGGATGCCGGAGGCCGTCCTCGAGGCGGCGCGGGGATCGCTTACGCAGGCGGTCCATTATCCCGAGATCGACGGCGCCTCCCTGCGCGGGGCGCTGGCCGATTTTCACGGCATTTCTCCCGACCACATCCTCCCCGGCAGCGGCTCCACCGAACTCATCTATCTCCTCCCCCGGGTGCTGCGCCCCCGCCGGGCGCTCCTGGTCACTCCGGCCTTCAGCGAATACGAACGGAGCCTGAAACAGGGGGAAACCGCCGTCGATTACTTCCCCCTGCGCCCCGAGGACGGTTTTCGCCTCGATCCGGCTCGCCTCCTGGGGCGCCTCGAAGCCGACACGGAGCTGGTGGTGCTGGCCAATCCCGGGAATCCGACGGGAGCGACGATCGAACCGGCGGCCCTCGAGGCGATCGCCGACGGTCTGGCCAACCGGGGGGTCCTCCTGGTCGACGAGGCCTTTATCGATTTCGACCCGCAACTGTCGGTCATCGACCGGGTGCCGAGCCATTCCAACCTCTATGTCCTGCGCTCCCTGACCAAGTTCTACGCCATCCCCGGCCTGCGCGCCGGCTATCTGGCCGGACCGGCCCGGGGTGTCGCCAGGCTGGCGGCGGCCCGTCCCCCCTGGTCCCTGAGCTCCCCGGCCCTGGCGGCGGCTCTGGCCGCCCTCGGCGAAGAGGGGTACCGGCAGCAGACGCTGGCGCTGATCCCTGAGCTGCGCCGGCAGCTCTCGGATGGGCTGGAGTCCCTGGGTCTGACCGTTTTCCCCGGGGCCGCCAACTATCTCCTGGCGCAAATTCCGTTGGGGATGCGCGACGCCGCGTCCCTGGCCGCACGGCTCGAAGAGCAGGGGGTCCTGATCCGCTGCTGCGCCAATTTCCCCCCCCTCGACGAGCGGTATATCCGGCTGGCGGTGCGCAGCGAATTCGAGAACCGGCGTCTCCTGGTTCTGCTCGACGACGCCCTGCACGGACATTAA
- the cobI gene encoding precorrin-2 C(20)-methyltransferase — protein sequence MSSRLYAIGVGPGDPELLTLKAARILRSVPVICAPTGAAEAASYALSIVEAHIDRSRQQVLSQVFPMRKDQEGLNPYWEEAALEVAGHIRSGRDVAFITIGDPFLYSTFLYLYRIFRDKYPEIPIEVVPGISSINAAAAASGVPLGISADRIAVLPATYEEQELRSTLKSFDTVILMKVHRVFDGVYALLQELGLEKKGVFVRRVGSADQEVIFDLASLVGKKLDYLSLLIVRK from the coding sequence ATGTCTTCCCGTCTCTATGCCATCGGCGTCGGCCCCGGCGATCCCGAACTCTTGACCCTCAAGGCCGCGCGCATTCTGCGTAGCGTCCCGGTGATCTGCGCCCCCACCGGCGCCGCCGAGGCGGCCAGTTACGCCCTCTCCATCGTCGAGGCGCACATCGACCGCTCCCGCCAGCAGGTCCTCAGCCAGGTCTTCCCCATGCGCAAGGACCAGGAGGGGCTCAATCCCTACTGGGAGGAGGCGGCTCTTGAAGTGGCCGGGCATATCCGCAGCGGCAGGGATGTCGCCTTCATCACCATCGGCGACCCCTTTCTCTATTCGACCTTTCTCTATCTGTACCGGATTTTTCGCGACAAATATCCCGAGATCCCCATCGAGGTGGTTCCGGGGATCTCCAGCATCAACGCCGCCGCCGCGGCATCCGGCGTCCCCCTGGGGATTTCCGCCGACCGCATCGCCGTGCTCCCGGCCACCTACGAGGAGCAGGAGCTGCGCAGCACCCTGAAGTCCTTCGACACCGTCATCCTGATGAAGGTGCACCGGGTCTTCGACGGGGTCTATGCCCTTCTCCAGGAGCTCGGTCTCGAGAAGAAGGGGGTCTTCGTCCGCCGGGTCGGCTCGGCGGACCAGGAGGTGATCTTCGATCTCGCCTCCCTCGTCGGCAAAAAACTCGATTATCTCTCGCTCCTCATCGTCAGAAAGTGA
- the cobM gene encoding precorrin-4 C(11)-methyltransferase, whose protein sequence is MSEVVFVGAGAGDPELITVKGLKALQRADVVVYAGSLVNPELLRELKTGAQAHDSAPLTLEEVLEILCAAVAEGKTAVRLHTGDPSVYGAIQEQMEGLAARGIAYSVVPGVTAAFAAAAALKQELTLPGVSQTVILSRIEGRTPVPEKERLRKIAALGATLALYLSVSMMEEVVDELLAGGVYTPATPVAVVCRASWPDERIVEGTLADIAARVKEAGIGRQALILVGEVLSARRDGVPEKSLLYDREFSHGFRQKSPR, encoded by the coding sequence TTGTCTGAAGTCGTTTTCGTCGGCGCCGGAGCCGGCGACCCCGAACTGATCACCGTCAAGGGGCTCAAGGCCCTGCAGCGGGCCGACGTCGTCGTCTATGCCGGCTCTCTGGTCAATCCCGAGCTGCTGCGCGAGCTCAAGACCGGAGCCCAGGCCCATGACAGTGCCCCCCTGACCCTCGAAGAGGTGCTGGAGATTCTCTGCGCGGCGGTCGCCGAAGGGAAGACGGCCGTGCGGCTGCACACCGGCGACCCCTCGGTGTACGGGGCGATCCAGGAGCAGATGGAGGGACTTGCCGCCCGGGGGATCGCCTATTCGGTCGTCCCCGGGGTCACCGCCGCCTTTGCCGCCGCCGCCGCCCTGAAACAGGAGCTCACCCTCCCCGGCGTCTCCCAGACCGTCATCCTCTCCCGCATCGAGGGGCGCACCCCGGTTCCGGAAAAAGAAAGGCTGCGCAAAATCGCCGCCCTCGGCGCCACCCTTGCCCTCTACCTCTCCGTGTCGATGATGGAGGAGGTGGTCGACGAACTCCTCGCCGGCGGCGTCTATACCCCGGCGACCCCCGTCGCCGTCGTCTGCCGGGCGAGCTGGCCGGACGAGCGCATCGTCGAGGGGACCCTCGCCGACATCGCCGCCCGGGTCAAGGAAGCGGGCATCGGCCGCCAGGCGCTGATCCTGGTCGGCGAGGTGCTGAGCGCCCGTCGGGACGGGGTGCCGGAAAAATCCCTCCTCTACGACCGGGAATTCAGCCACGGCTTTCGCCAAAAGTCCCCCCGATGA
- a CDS encoding cobalt-precorrin 5A hydrolase, which produces MKLAIIAITEGGAKLARTLGTAAEDAEVYLPERLRRPDNCRYFSRPLALELPALFAGYQGLLCIMATGIVVRLLAPHLRGKETDPAVVVMDEKGDFAVSLLSGHLGGANDLARAAAELTGGQAVITTATDVNDLPAWDDVARQEGMGIEPLPSIKRLNALLLRGEPIALVDRGGRVAAHFASVATVSCHGNFAQALGSGAAGQVFVTHRHIPLPRDQENLLLLRPRDLVVGIGCNRGTGAGEIEAAVKEELSAAFLAFGSIASLATIEAKGDEAGLLEFALLHRLPLALHSAAALNAVDAPSAESSHALAAVGARGVCEPAALLSAGGGPLLVTKKKRGNVTLAVAQRGGG; this is translated from the coding sequence ATGAAACTTGCCATTATCGCCATCACCGAAGGGGGGGCGAAACTCGCCCGCACCCTGGGGACCGCAGCAGAAGACGCCGAGGTCTATCTCCCCGAACGTCTGCGCCGCCCCGACAACTGCCGCTACTTCTCCCGTCCCCTGGCCCTGGAGCTCCCGGCGCTCTTTGCCGGCTACCAGGGGCTGTTGTGCATCATGGCGACGGGGATCGTCGTGCGCCTGCTGGCGCCGCACCTGCGGGGGAAGGAGACCGACCCGGCGGTGGTGGTGATGGACGAAAAAGGGGATTTCGCCGTCAGCCTCCTCTCGGGGCATCTCGGCGGCGCCAACGATCTGGCCCGGGCGGCGGCCGAGCTCACCGGCGGCCAGGCGGTGATCACCACCGCCACCGACGTCAACGACCTGCCGGCCTGGGACGACGTTGCCCGGCAGGAGGGGATGGGGATCGAACCGCTGCCCAGCATCAAACGCCTCAACGCCCTCCTCCTTCGCGGCGAGCCGATCGCCCTCGTCGATCGCGGCGGTCGGGTGGCCGCCCATTTCGCCTCCGTGGCAACGGTGAGCTGCCACGGCAATTTTGCCCAGGCGCTGGGATCGGGGGCCGCAGGGCAGGTTTTCGTCACCCACCGCCACATCCCTTTGCCCCGCGATCAGGAGAATCTGCTGCTGCTGCGCCCCCGCGACCTGGTGGTGGGGATCGGCTGCAACCGCGGCACCGGTGCCGGGGAGATCGAGGCGGCGGTGAAAGAGGAACTCTCCGCGGCCTTTCTCGCCTTCGGCAGCATCGCCTCCCTGGCGACCATCGAGGCCAAGGGGGACGAAGCCGGGCTTCTCGAATTCGCCCTCCTCCATCGCCTCCCGCTGGCCCTGCACTCCGCCGCGGCCCTCAATGCCGTCGACGCCCCGAGCGCCGAATCAAGCCACGCCCTGGCGGCCGTCGGCGCCCGCGGGGTCTGCGAGCCGGCGGCCCTCCTCTCCGCCGGGGGCGGTCCGCTCCTGGTGACCAAGAAGAAACGCGGCAACGTCACCCTGGCCGTGGCGCAGCGAGGGGGGGGGTAA